A part of Aegilops tauschii subsp. strangulata cultivar AL8/78 chromosome 2, Aet v6.0, whole genome shotgun sequence genomic DNA contains:
- the LOC109740469 gene encoding subtilisin-like protease SBT1.7 gives MNHQVLPLLGVIGFLAACVAGAAEGDRRPYIVQMDVSAMPTPFTTHEGWYSSVLSSLAGKEEETAPEHLYTYAHAMHGFSAVLTPRQLAEIQGMEGHVTAFPETYARLHTTRTPEFLGLTGGGAGAGGVWPASKYGEDVIVGIVDTGVWPESESFSDAGMTTKAVPARWKGACEAGKAFKASMCNGKLIGARSFSKALKQRGLAIAPDDYDSARDYYGHGSHTSSTAAGSAVKGASYFGYANGTATGIAPMARLAMYKAVFSGDTLESASSDVLAAMDRAIADGVDVMSLSLGFPETSYDTNVIAIGAFAAMQKGIFVTCSAGNDGSDGYTIMNGAPWITTVGASTIDREFTATVTLGSGSGGRSIHGKSVYPEHTAIADADLYYGHGNKSKQKCEYSSLSRKEVSGKYVFCNAGGSLREQMDEVQGAGGRGLIVASNMKEFLQPTDYVMPLVLVTPSDGAAIQKFVTATKAPKVSIRFVGTELGVKPAPAVAYFSARGPTQMSPAILKPDIVAPGVDILAAWVPNKEIMEIGKQKLYAKYMLVSGTSMASPHIAGVVALLRSAHPDWSPAAIRSAIMTTAYVKDNANNVILSMPNRSPGTPLDYGSGHVSPNQATDPGLVYDATADDYVNFLCGLRYSSQQIAAVTGRRNTSCAAGANLDLNYPSFMVILNHTTSATRTFKRVLTNVAGSAAKYSVSVTAPAGMKVTVTPSALSFGGKGSKQGFSVTVQVSQVKRAGDDYNYIGNHGFLTWNEVGGKHAVRSPIVSAFAQ, from the coding sequence ATGAACCATCAGGTATTGCCTCTGCTTGGCGTAATAGGCTTCTTGGCGGCATGTGTGGCGGGGGCTGCAGAGGGCGACCGGCGGCCGTACATCGTGCAAATGGACGTCTCTGCGATGCCGACGCCGTTCACGACGCACGAGGGCTGGTACTCGTCGGTGCTGTCGTCGCTGGCCGGCAAGGAGGAGGAGACGGCGCCCGAGCACCTGTACACGTACGCGCACGCCATGCACGGCTTCAGCGCGGTGCTCACCCCGCGGCAGCTCGCGGAGATACAAGGGATGGAGGGGCACGTGACCGCCTTCCCGGAGACGTACGCGCGGCTCCACACCACGCGCACGCCCGAGTTCCTCGGGCTcaccggcggcggcgctggcgctGGCGGCGTCTGGCCGGCGTCCAAGTACGGGGAGGACGTGATCGTGGGGATCGTCGACACGGGCGTGTGGCCCGAGAGCGAGAGCTTCAGCGACGCGGGCATGACGACCAAGGCCGTGCCGGCGAGGTGGAAGGGCGCGTGCGAGGCCGGCAAGGCCTTCAAGGCCTCCATGTGCAACGGGAAGCTCATCGGAGCGCGGTCCTTTAGCAAGGCCCTCAAGCAGCGCGGCCTCGCCATCGCGCCGGACGACTACGACTCGGCCAGGGATTACTACGGCCACGGCTCCCACACCTCGTCCACGGCGGCCGGCAGCGCCGTCAAGGGCGCCAGCTACTTCGGCTACGCCAACGGCACGGCCACCGGCATCGCGCCCATGGCCAGGCTTGCCATGTACAAGGCAGTCTTCTCGGGCGACACCCTGGAGTCCGCGTCAAGCGACGTGCTGGCCGCCATGGATCGAGCGATCGCCGACGGCGTCGACGTCATGTCGCTCTCGCTGGGCTTCCCTGAAACTTCCTACGACACCAATGTCATAGCCATCGGGGCCTTCGCTGCCATGCAGAAGGGAATCTTCGTAACGTGCTCGGCCGGGAACGACGGCTCCGATGGGTACACCATCATGAACGGCGCGCCCTGGATCACCACCGTCGGCGCGTCGACCATCGACAGGGAGTTCACCGCAACCGTCACGctcggcagcggcagcggcgggaGGAGCATCCACGGCAAATCTGTGTACCCAGAGCACACAGCGATCGCCGACGCCGACCTCTACTACGGCCACGGCAACAAGAGCAAGCAGAAGTGCGAGTACTCCAGCCTGAGCCGCAAGGAGGTGAGCGGGAAGTACGTCTTCTGCAACGCCGGCGGGAGCCTCAGGGAGCAGATGGACGAGGTGCAGGGCGCCGGCGGCCGCGGGCTGATAGTCGCCAGCAACATGAAGGAATTCCTGCAGCCGACTGACTACGTCATGCCGCTGGTGCTAGTCACCCCGTCGGACGGCGCCGCTATCCAGAAGTTTGTGACGGCCACCAAGGCGCCCAAGGTGAGCATTCGGTTCGTCGGCACGGAGCTCGGCGTCAAGCCGGCGCCGGCCGTGGCGTACTTCTCCGCCCGCGGGCCGACCCAGATGAGCCCGGCGATCCTGAAGCCGGACATCGTCGCGCCAGGGGTGGACATCCTCGCGGCATGGGTGCCCAACAAGGAAATCATGGAGATCGGCAAGCAGAAGCTCTACGCCAAGTACATGCTCGTCTCCGGCACGTCCATGGCGTCACCGCACATCGCCGGCGTGGTCGCCCTGCTGCGGTCTGCACACCCCGACTGGAGCCCGGCAGCCATCCGCTCGGCCATAATGACCACAGCCTACGTGAAGGACAACGCCAACAACGTCATCCTCAGCATGCCAAATCGATCACCGGGGACGCCCCTCGACTACGGCAGTGGCCACGTGAGCCCCAACCAGGCCACAGACCCCGGCCTGGTGTACGACGCGACGGCAGATGACTACGTCAACTTCCTCTGCGGCCTCCGCTACAGCAGCCAGCAGATAGCGGCCGTGACCGGCCGGCGAAACACCAGTTGCGCCGCCGGTGCGAACCTTGACCTGAACTACCCATCGTTCATGGTCATCCTCAACCACACGACGTCGGCCACCCGGACGTTTAAGAGGGTCCTGACCAACGTCGCCGGCTCGGCGGCAAAGTACAGCGTGTCGGTGACGGCTCCGGCAGGGATGAAGGTGACGGTGACGCCATCAGCACTGTCTTTTGGAGGCAAAGGCAGCAAGCAAGGGTTCAGTGTCACCGTGCAGGTAAGCCAGGTGAAGAGAGCAGGAGATGACTACAACTACATTGGAAACCATGGGTTCTTGACCTGGAATGAGGTTGGAGGAAAGCATGCTGTCAGGAGTCCAATAGTCTCAGCATTTGCTCAGTGA
- the LOC109740470 gene encoding thioredoxin M3, chloroplastic has protein sequence MAWGASLPPPTPPVRHRTAAFALAHFPPWPSNIMSSNGPRAACCVRLVSFHPLRSPPRLPSSQIPQTMAAAASRHLCSATALLSPSAAAAPIRQRVGYGYGSSSARRWAHRPDAASRIRRLTTRSRTARVSCAYSTGAEAITACSWNQNVICSDVPVLVEFWASWCGPCKMVHRIVDEIAGEYAGRIKCYKLDTDDYPQTANSYNIERVPTVLLFKDGEKIHSITGTLPKAVYVRAIENSFLQQ, from the exons ATGGcgtggggcgcctccctccctccgcCCACGCCGCCCGTTCGCCATCGGACGGCTGCGTTTGCACTCGCGCATTTTCCGCCTTGGCCGTCCAACATAATGAGCTCGAACGGACCGCGTGCTGCCTGCTGCGTGCGTCTCGTAAGTTTCCACCCACTACGTTCTCCGCCACGACTCCCCAGCTCTCAAATTCCTCAAACCATGGCCGCCGCGGCCTCACGGCACCTCTGCTCCGCCACGGCGCTGCTgtctccctccgccgccgccgcgcccatcCGCCAGAGGGTCGGTTACGGCTACGGCTCCTCCTCCGCCCGCCGGTGGGCCCACCGGCCGGACGCCGCGTCCCGGATCCGGCGCCTGACGACTCGCTCGAGGACAGCGAGGGTGAGCTGCGCCTACTCCACCGGCG CTGAAGCAATCACTGCATGTTCCTGGAACCAAAATGTCATATGCAGTGATGTACCTGTGCTTGTGGAGTTTTGGGCCTCATGGTGTGGACCTTGTAAAATGGTCCATCGAATTGTCGACGAGATTGCGGGCGAGTACGCTGGAAGGATAAAATGCTATAAGCTTGACACTGATGATTACCCACAAACTGCAAACTCCTACAATATCGAGAGGGTTCCGACTGTTTTACTATTCAAGGATGGAGAGAAAATACATAGTATTACTGGAACTCTGCCAAAAGCCGTTTATGTGAGGGCCATTGAGAATTCTTTCTTGCAACAGTGA
- the LOC109740473 gene encoding uncharacterized protein, producing the protein MDRGQQQQQQGVSLQPHRFDHPRMQYPQHGGGRSRVPPFARGGRGQKHFYRPPPPPPPSIQAGAPARHRYEVLMEAGRLAAEYLVAKGVLPAASLQRGGGAGWGQMPPAPPLPQAQEAPAFYDSRRNGRQRLDDEYGNPNPRSRRNHGGDYNGADNGNYNGRGKRKFGAYNRNSEWGRDRERSRDYLDSRNYGDDDEEDRAPGYRRDRRASAGIDEVGSSVSGVAGDRPTSKLEAVGESELEDTGSKVSSNSNVRKDVDAVQEVQNENEANKMEEDTKVSDSEVVEKGINSESIHNNASSGVVEEGEINHSPVPSDDKPDDGSIMDEKAEHDKSLDDKAEDEKGSSVENNLHGGCQNLLSNCNFARAPTRPRSIPAHRNGASAHRDTALAKQVDLAPLMVIDEAANDSSLTNVQGDNKDDLVCLEHTDPSLACNQMVEHMRLQEEAAQTEIRDVQEQNSTAQHYTVQEIKECDGLNPTLASQYDCSKLQVREEVQIYNIDTPPQDVDLIDSADKGKTTDSVELLPNIKDEAVVTIKEEELGQSSSFKICDLNLIGSPELADIRNDPGFGQCSSVVCSMEAQNQQHFDFGTTVGNNAGNTDRFAQIPLNDKVIQIIDIEDDPPIEPSVSDTLRPKSEMVYPSMDNMMSSSVNTNIFPGTQDGYNIAIPDFLGADMPCYPPLHADLHAEMGLNDPEVITVMDDPIYDSLGDIGFMEVWDQQPPDYKFF; encoded by the exons ATGGATCgggggcagcagcagcagcagcagggcgTCAGCCTGCAGCCGCACCGATTCGACCACCCCCGGATGCAGTACCCGCAGCACGGCGGCGGCCGCAGCCGCGTGCCGCCCTTCGCGCGCGGCGGCCGCGGCCAGAAGCACTTctaccggccgccgccgcccccgccgccgtccATTCAGGCGGGCGCGCCCGCGCGGCACAGGTACGAGGTGCTCATGGAGGCTGGCCGCCTCGCCGCTGAGTACCTTGTGGCCAAAGGCGTGCTCCCGGCGGCATCGCTGCAGCGGGGCGGTGGAGCTGGGTGGGGTCAGATGCCGCCCGCGCCTCCGTTGCCGCAGGCTCAGGAAGCCCCGGCGTTCTACGACTCCCGCCGGAATGGCCGACAGCGTCTTGATGATGAGTACGGTAATCCTAACCCCCGCTCACGCCGGAACCATGGTGGTGATTACAATGGCGCTGACAATGGTAACTACAATGGGAGGGGGAAGAGGAAGTTTGGGGCTTACAACAGGAATTCAGAGTGGGGCCGGGACAGGGAGAGGAGTAGGGATTATTTGGATAGCCGGAATTATGGTGATGATGACGAGGAGGATAGGGCTCCTGGGTATAGGAGGGACCGGCGAGCCAGTGCTGGGATTGATGAGGTTGGGAGTAGTGTCTCGGGCGTGGCCGGGGACAGACCAACATCAAAGCTGGAGGCTGTGGGGGAGTCAGAGTTGGAGGATACTGGCTCAAAGGTGAGCTCTAACAGTAATGTCAGGAAGGATGTTGATGCCGTGCAAGAGGTGCAGAATGAGAATGAGGCTAATAAAATGGAGGAGGATACTAAGGTGTCTGATTCGGAGGTCGTTGAGAAAGGGATCAACAGTGAGAGTATTCATAATAATGCTTCTTCTGGTGTTGTTGAGGAGGGGGAGATAAATCATTCGCCAGTGCCCTCAGATGACAAGCCTGATGATGGCAGTATTATGGACGAGAAGGCTGAACATGACAAGAGTTTAGATGACAAGGCTGAAGATGAGAAAGGATCAAGCGTTGAAAATAATTTGCATGGTGGTTGTCAGAATTTGTTGAGCAATTGTAATTTTGCAAGAGCCCCAACAAGACCACGATCAATACCTGCTCATAGGAATGGAGCATCAGCCCATAGAGATACTGCATTGGCCAAACAGGTAGATCTGGCTCCTCTGATGGTGATTGATGAAGCAGCAAATGACAGCTCCTTGACTAATGTCCAGGGAGACAATAAAGATGACCTTGTCTGCCTAGAACATACTGACCCAAGTCTTGCTTGCAATCAAATGGTGGAACACATGAGACTCCAAGAAGAAGCAGCACAAACTGAGATACGAGATGTGCAAGAACAGAACAGTACTGCACAACATTACACAGTTCAGGAAATTAAGGAGTGTGATGGACTGAATCCTACACTTGCTTCTCAGTACGATTGTTCGAAGCTTCAAGTGAGGGAAGAAGTGCAAATTTACAATATTGACACACCACCACAAGATGTAGACTTGATTGATTCAGCTGATAAAGGGAAAACAACAGATAGTGTGGAATTATTACCTAATATCAAAGATGAAGCTGTTGTCACGATAAAAGAGGAAGAACTTGGTCAATCTAGCTCATTTAAAATATGTGATCTCAACCTCATTGGTAGTCCAGAGCTTGCTGATATACGAAATGATCCTGGTTTCGGCCAGTGCTCCAGTGTTGTATGTTCAATGGAGGCGCAAAATCAGCAGCATTTTGATTTTGGAACAACTGTGGGTAACAATGCTGGTAATACTGACAGATTTGCCCAAATTCCATTAAACGATAAGGTTATTCAAATAATTGATATTGAAGATGACCCTCCAATTGAACCTAGTGTGTCTGATACTTTAAGACCAAA AAGTGAGATGGTATATCCAAGCATGGATAATATGATGAGCTCTAGTGTGAACACAAACATTTTCCCTGGCACGCAAGATGGTTATAACATCGCAATtccagatttccttggtgctgaTATGCCATGCTACCCACCATTACATGCAGACCTTCATGCTGAGATGGGCCTaaatgatccagag GTCATTACTGTCATGGATGATCCAATATATGATTCTCTAGGTGATATTG GTTTTATGGAGGTTTGGGACCAGCAGCCTCCGGACTACAAATTCTTCTGA
- the LOC109740481 gene encoding uncharacterized protein, with protein sequence MAATYCAYPAASAAAAANPTRRRLQTLTAPGALPAARKPSRQPPSFLSFRRPNAALPPLRVAGADPQVVNGEDFPPMNDLIRLYKKAFLDGNEDVVSDIEKAITSMEEERSKAASQFESITAEIASGKNKFLRLNADLENFRKQTEKDRAKFTSNIQVELVQSLLPLVDSFEKTNVEVTLETEKEQKISASYQGIYKQLVETLKNLGVGVVETVGKPFDPVVHEAIAREESTEFKAGIVSHEVHRGFLLRERVLRPAAVKVSNGPGDQNVSSTSSEEPVEDTKEDAAV encoded by the exons ATGGCGGCAACCTACTGCGCCTaccccgccgcctccgccgccgccgccgcaaacccTACCAGACGCCGCCTGCAAACCCTAACCGCGCCGGGCGCCCTACCTGCTGCTCGGAAACCCAGCCGCCAACCCCCCTCCTTCCTCTCTTTCCGGCGCCCGAATGCAGCGCTGCCGCCGCTCCGCGTCGCTGGCGCTGACCCGCAG GTTGTAAATGGCGAAGATTTCCCTCCTATGAATGACCTAATTCGACTATACAAGAAAGCCTTTCTAGATGGAAACGAAGATGTTGTTAGTGACATCGAGAAGGCAATCACTAGCATGGAGGAAGAGAGAAGTAAAGCAGCTTCTCAGTTTGAAAGTATCACAGCTGAAATAGCTTCAGGGAAGAATAAGTTTCTTCGCTTAAATGCTGATCTAGAGAATTTCCGGAAGCAGACTGAAAAGGACCGTGCAAAGTTTACATCGAATATACAAGTGGAACTTGTACAGAGTCTGTTGCCTCTGGTTGACAGCTTTGAGAAAACAAATGTAGAGGTCACCCTAGAGACTGAGAAAGAGCAGAAGATTAGCGCAAGCTATCAAGGCATATACAAGCAATTAGTAGAAACACTGAAAAACTTAGGCGTAGGGGTTGTGGAAACTGTTGGCAAGCCATTTGATCCAGTG GTTCATGAGGCTATCGCGCGTGAAGAATCCACAGAGTTCAAGGCAGGGATTGTCTCACACGAAGTCCACCGAGGGTTCCTTCTGAGGGAGAGGGTGCTAAGGCCTGCCGCGGTGAAGGTCTCTAATGGTCCTGGTGACCAAAACGTGAGCTCCACATCTTCGGAGGAGCCCGTGGAGGACACCAAAGAGGATGCCGCCGTGTGA